The following are encoded together in the Triticum dicoccoides isolate Atlit2015 ecotype Zavitan chromosome 6B, WEW_v2.0, whole genome shotgun sequence genome:
- the LOC119321173 gene encoding uncharacterized protein LOC119321173: protein MFASPDKLLEMIEITRRITLFSPAVSCTRHVRDAAAAPPPNTPAAPPRTPASTRSAVAVADRLHHHHLSSSLFSIDGARSYCYWLCDEREFISSPEQTSSRPTILSPSHFIPISLPSCFPSLETLDRSMEADGVVFHCCKDAVFLLRRGCSNAFLGCIGKGLGVLMTCAHCVETLRIGDTITAYSRGLNSNGFQAKIIAVDPDNDVALLVISASDIPGKATALQFHDTPLSVTAGMRVTLLGYFSFGSHVLRQPGTSRGTIIAPPLSLPRRRTREERRTVGVAKKRIVGVASYTSKPGTSGSPVLHATVDDAGDPACYVVGMHCRSHHSLRYSVSLASIKETLLNWLGEQYKEMNINELLCVMLSQHVANNA from the exons ATGTTCGCATCCCCCGACAAGCTCTT AGAAATGATTGAAATCACCCGGCGGATCACGCTCTTTTCGCCCGCCGTCTCATGCACACGACACGT ACGAGATGCTGCAGCCGCGCCACCGCCGAACACCCCAGCTGCACCGCCGCGGACGCCGGCGAGCACGCGCTCCGCCGTCGCGGTCGCCGaccgcctccaccaccaccatctttCCTCCTCCCTCTTCTCGATTGATGGCGCCCGCTCCTACTGCTATTGG TTGTGCGACGAAAGGGAGTTCATTTCCTCTCCTGAACAAACATCCTCTCGCCCCACCATCCTCTCCCCCTCCCATTTCATCCCCATCTCCCTCCCCTCTTGTTTTCCATCGTTGGAAACCCTAGATCG CTCTATGGAAGCAGACGGTGTGGTGTTCCATTGCTGCAAAGATGCAGTTTTTTTGTTAAGGAGGGGTTGTAGTAATGCGTTTTTGGGGTGCATTGGGAAAGGTCTTGGTGTTCTCATGACTTGTGCACACTGCGTTGAGACCTTAAGGATAGGAGATACTATAACAGCGTATTCTAGGGGACTAAACAGCAACGGTTTCCAGGCTAAAATCATTGCTGTTGATCCAGATAATGATGTAGCCTTACTAGTTATTTCTGCTAGTGATATCCCTGGTAAGGCAACAGCGCTGCAGTTCCATGACACTCCGTTGTCTGTGACGGCTGGGATGCGTGTCACCCTCTTGGGATATTTCAGTTTTGGATCCCATGTTCTTCGTCAGCCAGGCACATCGCGAGGAACCATCAT AGCACCACCTCTCTCTCTGCCTCGACGTCGAACCAGAGAAGAGAGGAGAACCGTGGGGGTGGCAAAGAAGAGAATAGTGGGGGTCGCAAGCTACACCTCAAAGCCAGGGACATCAG GCAGTCCAGTTTTGCATGCGACCGTAGATGATGCAGGGGACCCAGCTTGCTATGTCGTTGGTATGCACTGTCGCTCGCATCATTCACTTAGATACTCTGTGAGTTTGGCTTCTATCAAGGAGACTCTTCTCAATTGGCTTGGGGAACAATACAAG GAGATGAACATAAACGAGCTCTTATGTGTAATGCTCTCTCAGCATGTGGCTAACAATGCCTAA